The region TTAAAATTAATAGCTGTGCAAAAATATAAAGAAAGCGAAGAACTGCTAAAAGAGTTGAAGGCAAGGATAGATATGGCTTCCGGTGCGGAAGAGAAGGGCAGAATCAAAAAAGAGATAAAGAGTTTATATAATCAGATGCTTGCCGATATTTTGCCACAGTCTTTTGCTTTAGTTAAAGAAGCCTGCAAAAGATTGGTGGGTAAACGTTGGAATGTGAGCGATATAGAGGTTGTGTGGGAGATGGTGCCGTTTGATGTGCAGTTAATGGGCGGTATTATTCTTCACGAAGGTAAAATTGCCGAGATGGCTACAGGCGAAGGAAAGACTCTTGTGGCGACTATGCCCGCTTATCTTAACGCTTTACTCGGCAGAGGCGTACATATCGTTACAGTAAACGATTATCTTGCGCATCGAGACAATGAATGGATGGGACCCCTATATAAGTCTCTTGGGTTGACGGTCGGAGTAATTCAGTCAAATATGGATACAACTGCAAGAAGAGATGCATATAACTGCGATATTACTTATGGGACCAATAACGAATTCGGATTTGATTATCTGCGCGATAATATTTGCGGTAGAAAGGAAGATATTGTGCAGAGGAATTTGCATTATGCGATTATTGATGAAGTTGATTCCATATTGATTGACGAAGCACGGACGCCGCTTATTATTTCCGGTCCGACTGATGATTCGGTGGATTTGTATTTAAAGATAGACAAGATAGTCCGTCGCCTGCAAAAAGACACTGATTATGAAGTTGATGAAAAAGCGCATGTTGTTATGTTAACAGAAGACGGAATAGAAAAAGCTCAGGAATTATTGGGTATAGATTCGCTCTATGATACCGCAAGTATGGGATTTGCCGGATATATTAACCAAGCTCTTCGCGCTCATAATCTATTTCGCGAAGATAAGGATTATCTTATAAAAGACGGACAAGTGCTTATAGTAGATGAGTTCACAGGCAGATTGCTTCCGGGCAGAAGATATTCCGAAGGGTTACATCAGGCGCTTGAAGCGAAATCTATAAATGAAGGTAAGCAGGTAACCATTGAAAGAGAAAATCAGACACTGGCTACGATTACCTTTCAAAACTATTTCCGTATTTATTATGAAAAATATGCAGGCATGACAGGAACCGCTAAAACTGAAGAGGGTGAATTTAGAGGGGTTTACGACCTTGTAGTGGTTTCTATTCCTACAAATAAACCTTTGCAAAGAACAGGATTTTCCGATGTTATATATAAAACAAGAAAACAGATGTTAAATGCGGTGGGAGAAGAGATAAGAAGGTTGCACGAAGAGGGAAGGCCTGTATTGGTCGGAACGATTTCCATACAAAGCTCTGAAGAGGTTTCAAACTTTTTAAAGGAAGAAGGTATAGAGCACGAAGTTTTGAATGCGAAATATCATGAAAAAGAAGCAAAGATAATATCGGAAGCAGGACAAAAAGCAACGGTAACAATAGCAACGCAAATGGCCGGAAGAGGCACGGACATCAAATTGGGAGTAGGTGTCGCCGAAATAGGTGGACTTCATATATTGGGTGTTGAAAGACACGAAGATAGACGTATTGATAATCAATTACGCGGACGCTCAGGCAGACAGGGTGACCCGGGCTCTTCGCAGTTTTTCCTTTCTTTGGAAGATGACCTCTTAAGGATATTCGGCGGGGACAGAATAAAAAATCTTATGGAGCATTTCGGGCTTCCCGATAACGAACCAATAACTCATTCCTGGCTTACAAGAACTATAGAAAGCGCTCAAAAGCGTATGGAAGAGCAGAATTTTGATATAAGAAAAAACTTACTTAGTTTTGACGATGTAATGGATAGACAGCGCGAAGTTATATATAAAGAAAGAAGAAGGGCGCTGGAGGATGATAATCTTAAAGAAATCATTCTGCAAATGATGGATGATGTAATAGATAACGAAATATCTTTTTATGCGCCGGAAAAAGTCCATTCTGAAGACTGGGACTGGGATAGTTTGAAAAAATTCGTTTCTTCTCATTTCTCTTTTTTCTTACCCGAAATAGATTTGGAACATATAAACACGAAAGAATTAAAACTTATTTTGAAAGAAAAAGTTCGTGAAGTTTATTCTCAGAAAGAACGGGAAATAAGCGCGGAGACTGCGTCTGACTTGGGACAAATAGAAATGATGAGGCATTTAGAAAAAATAGTTTTACTTCAGACTATAGACAGATGCTGGAAAGAACATCTGCGGGAGATGGATGAGTTAAGACAGGGGATTGGTCTAAGAGGTTATGGAGGAACAAATCCCTTAGTGGAATATAAAAAAGAAGCATATCAAATGTTTGGTGCTCTTAATTATAGGATTGAGAAAGAAGTGACCAATTATCTTTTTAAAGTCAAATTGTCTCAAGAAAGGGAAGAAAATATTGCGGGTTCCGGCAAAATGCGATTTGTGCATCAGGATGCTGATAATTTAAAAAGAAACGCTGTAATATCAAATCAAAGACCTAATCCTCAAATTACTCGTCAACAAACAGAGGCAAAAAGTGTTCCTTTTCGCAGGACTCAAGCCAAGGTTGGTAGGAATGACCCATGTCCTTGCGGCAGTGGAAAGAAATATAAAAAATGTTGCGGTAAAAATGTATAAGTAACGGAGATTACTATGGGTTTTTTCTTTTTTAGAAGAAGGAATAAAGTAAGAAAAAAAGAAAGTCGTGTTTTAGAACCACGTTCGGAAAAGAAAAGTGATTTTAAGAATCCTGTTGTTGTTTTATTTATGAGAATAGAGGGACAATCCAAAATTTATGAATTACCTCACGGGAAAGATTTTAATATAGGTTCTGATCCGCAAAATGACTTATGCTTGA is a window of bacterium DNA encoding:
- the secA gene encoding preprotein translocase subunit SecA, with the translated sequence MLGNILSNIRQKKELARLSKIVEQIYSHESEFKALSEGGIIKKTEELKLIAVQKYKESEELLKELKARIDMASGAEEKGRIKKEIKSLYNQMLADILPQSFALVKEACKRLVGKRWNVSDIEVVWEMVPFDVQLMGGIILHEGKIAEMATGEGKTLVATMPAYLNALLGRGVHIVTVNDYLAHRDNEWMGPLYKSLGLTVGVIQSNMDTTARRDAYNCDITYGTNNEFGFDYLRDNICGRKEDIVQRNLHYAIIDEVDSILIDEARTPLIISGPTDDSVDLYLKIDKIVRRLQKDTDYEVDEKAHVVMLTEDGIEKAQELLGIDSLYDTASMGFAGYINQALRAHNLFREDKDYLIKDGQVLIVDEFTGRLLPGRRYSEGLHQALEAKSINEGKQVTIERENQTLATITFQNYFRIYYEKYAGMTGTAKTEEGEFRGVYDLVVVSIPTNKPLQRTGFSDVIYKTRKQMLNAVGEEIRRLHEEGRPVLVGTISIQSSEEVSNFLKEEGIEHEVLNAKYHEKEAKIISEAGQKATVTIATQMAGRGTDIKLGVGVAEIGGLHILGVERHEDRRIDNQLRGRSGRQGDPGSSQFFLSLEDDLLRIFGGDRIKNLMEHFGLPDNEPITHSWLTRTIESAQKRMEEQNFDIRKNLLSFDDVMDRQREVIYKERRRALEDDNLKEIILQMMDDVIDNEISFYAPEKVHSEDWDWDSLKKFVSSHFSFFLPEIDLEHINTKELKLILKEKVREVYSQKEREISAETASDLGQIEMMRHLEKIVLLQTIDRCWKEHLREMDELRQGIGLRGYGGTNPLVEYKKEAYQMFGALNYRIEKEVTNYLFKVKLSQEREENIAGSGKMRFVHQDADNLKRNAVISNQRPNPQITRQQTEAKSVPFRRTQAKVGRNDPCPCGSGKKYKKCCGKNV